DNA from Drosophila suzukii chromosome 2R, CBGP_Dsuzu_IsoJpt1.0, whole genome shotgun sequence:
TTAAGTGCCCCTACTGCGAAAAGTCTTTTACCCGGAAGCTAAGTTGTCAATCACACATGCGAATCCACACAGGTGAAAAACCGTTTCAGTGTTCCCACTGCTTAAAGTCTTTTATAAGTAGTTCTTATCTTGACAAGCACTTGCGATCGCACTTAGAACGACTGTTCGAGTGCCCCCACTGTAAAAAGTCTTTTACGCAGGATTTGAGTCTTCAGAAGCACTTGCAAACTCACGTAGGAATAGGGCAGTACAAGTGTTCCCAGTGCCCAAAGATCTTTCCCAGTAATCTACATCTTCAAAGGCACTTACACACGCATTCAGAAGTTCTTCTCTTTAAGTGCTCCCACTGTCCAAGAGCTTTCAGCGAGAGTCACCATCTTCAGACACATTTGCGAACGCATACAGGATAACCCCTATTCCAGTGCCCCCAATAGTTAGAATCTTTTTTCCATAATACAGATCTTAAGCGACACTTGCGAAAGCAATCGTTCGAAATCGTTCCATAATTTTGAAGATTAAGCATTAAATTTCGATCGAGATACATTTGTATAATTTACACTGCAACATTTTTAGTGCTTTGAACTGCAGCCGCAGTTTGGACTTTAAAATCTTAAAGTAATGGTAGCTCACCTCGCATTTTGATATTATAGCGATGGAAAAAAGTTTATGttaatttttgtatataatttTGTACTTTTCAATGTCTGTCTACAATAACGTTGAAGACGTATACCTGAAATTTTAATGGGCTTAAGGTACTTTCCTTGTAGATCAAGTTTTACAGTCGTCAGAATGCGAGCTAAGCCATAGAAACCGCCAAAGGGAACTAACTTGTTTCGACCAGTGCTTAAAGACTTTAAAATCTTTGCTCTTCGAAACTGTAAAAAACTTCTAGCTTGACTGGTTTTTCATGAAAATCTATTTAAAGATTTTCAAATTCTAACTAAGTTATTTCTAAAACTGTTATTCtcataataacaaaataaataaaattaaaaccaaaagcATTTCTTTGTTTGATTCTTTATGAGCTTTTCATTTCGGTCAAAGTTTGACGTGGtaagtttgaatttcaataaaaGATATAGATGGAACAGAAAACGTAGTTTCTCAGGTGGTTATTCTTAAACGTTTAGGGTACTCCCTAAAGTGTTTAATTATTGAATTGTTGAAAGTTTAATGGAACATTTCAGCAATTTAGGGAACGATCCTAAATGGTTACTGTTGAATTTTTAAGCAGCTAGGACCATGTTTGTTAATGtataaaattattaacaaGCTAAGAACTAAATATTtgcttttttatttgattgttgaattgctgaaatttcttaaaataaaGATTGTATGGAGCAGCTGATAAACAGCTGACCAAAACTGGCCCTAAATAAAATGATCGCCGTTTTTCTGGCTCCAAAACCGGTTCGCTCCGCCGAACCACCAGCGTGAACCAGCTCAGCGAACCGCTGATCGCAACACATTTACAGCAATGTTAAGATACAACATTATCAACGTTTGCAGAGCAGCGGCGAGGAAAATCTCTGTTGTATCTTAACATTTCTGTTGAAAGGAGAGGAGAGAGCCAATTTGAGATCACCTGGTGTGACCATTCGCTGCAAAATgtagaaaatgaaaataatctGGTCTGACTTTTTCGCGTTTTTAATTTCACgataagaaatatttatttttattcaaaaaatatcgAAATACTGATATTTTGCTATATTTTTCACATCCCTACAAATCACAACCGAAGCTCGCGGGAAGCTCGGAAGAACGGGACCGGAGAACCGAGAACGAAGAACGGAGAGTAAAGCGCGCGCTTGCGATCGATCGCTTTTCCCCACTTCCACTTGCTAAACATTTCATTTCGCGCTCTCGGTTAAAGGTTCAAAGTGATGTGAGGCGAGAAAACAACAAGTCGAAAAAGAAAGCAAAGGCGCTGCGAAGCAGAGCGGCTGAGCTGGGAATAATACGAAACTGGGATCGCGGCACCAGCAACAAGTTTTAGTGCTTCTCCTTTGTGCCTCTCGTTCGTGCTTGCTGCTCTCCGCTTTGTGCGCCCCATTCGTCGCcgacttttttattttgttttgccCATTTTATCAGAATTAAATCGGAACCCAATCCGATCCCGACCACCTCCAAAAAAGCGCAAGGCGAGTAGCGTTGAGGTGATCGCCGTACGCTGATCCGCTCCAAAAGCGTTCCATTTCTGAGTGCATAGTGCATGCAAAGTCGCGAGGCTGCTGCGCTTTCGAAATTACACAACCCACATGGGGCAGCGCCAACAAAGGcctcagcagcagcagcagcagaaacaacaacaacaatagcgGGCAGCCAAGCATTCGGCCAACGACCATGGCCCCCACCACCAGTCCGCCGCCCAAGCTGGCCAAGTTCAAGTCCTCGTCGCTGGACCACGAGATCTACACGGCGAATCGACGCGGCACCATTGCCACGGCCTCCAGCGACTGGAAGGCGCTCCGCGGAGGGGGAGTGGGAGTGGGAGGAGGTGGTATAGGAGGTGGAGGCCCCGGCACGCATCCCTCCAACGGACGCTCCCTTCACGCCGGCGGTGCCATGACCAGGGCCGCCTCCACATCCTCGCTGGCCAGCAGCACGCGCACCATGACCAACTACCAGGAGTACAAGATGGAGATTATCAACCAGGTGAGCACCAGGTGGCCTTTATAGTAAGACAGCTAAGATGTTAGGAATAATCCAGAACCCATTAAGGTCTTTAAATGAATAAAACAGATTTGTTAGAGCTGGTCACTGCATCTTGGGAGTACTAAAGCTAGtaaataaagtatatttatatttctggAACAACAAAGTAAAGTCTACCCACATTGGTTATAACTAATTTTTTGATCAACAACATATTTTTGGTGTGAACTTTTATTgtgaaaattaaaaacgatATACAAGGGAGTTGATATCTAaaacaattttcaaatttcaaaGTGCTTTCTTATCGTTTTCTTATGCATACTGTatgttttaaatgtttaaaagtaTTCATTAGTATTTTGAACTCAAAGATTCATATGTATTTATGGCAGCTAGCCTAAAACGAACAAAGGGTATGTTACTTAATAACTAAATCTAACTTAATCCTTAAGCGTTGCGTCTGTGAGTAAGACTAAGAAttagaatttttaaaattttgatacATTGTATACCAGGAATGTTTGCTTTTTTAGTGCCTTTACTTGCAATAAGCACACATTCATGTGTATGTCAAAAGGTATTCaaaaaacacaattttttAGGAAACCAAAATTTGCCATTTCCAAAACTTTCTCAATTATGTAAGcataaacatatttaattttaataagtTGCCTTGAAGCACATACATTTATGTTTCTGTTATCTATTCCTCTTTAATTCGTCATACACATTTCCAAAATAACAAGTGTTTTTTGAACCAGAAATAAGTAAATGTTATCAAATAGTATTTATTGTTTCATCctaaattgtttttgaatagGTACAAAATGATTGTTTGGTGATATTTATATCTAGAAGGCAACCAGTtgaacaaatatttaattatagcTGAATGTTACCGATAATTGATAAAACTTTGGGTGGGTCTAgaaattttactttttttgttCCCTCCAAAAAAATGATTCGTTTTATGAACATTTATCAGTTTGAGCTTTcaaaaaaatcatttataaGCAAGCATTTCAATCCCTGACAGTATGCCATATCATCTGAAAAGCAAATCGTTTTggttttaaagttttaaagtAAGGCATTATGAAATAAACGTCTAAACTTGTGCTTACCATAACAGGTTACATTTTAGTTTTGTGTATGTTAAGTGTAAAAGAATTTTAGGATTAAATTTGTAGGGTATGTTCTTAAGAACTAAAACTAGAAGTATTAGTATTGGAACGGAGAATGGGGGCCTCTTAAGCTTTAAGGCAAACTATAGTCTTTGGGAAGTGCACAAAAGTGAGGAACATAAACCCAAACTGAACACGAAAGCTGTTCAAATAAATTGACGCACTTTGTGGACAAGTTTTGAAATAACAACCACATCAAAACAGACAACAGATCGGCAAACAGTGGGAACCTCGATACTTATTTACTGTGCTAAAATGTTTGAGAAATTACCAAATTACGTGGTGGCTGCGAACGAGGACGAACCATCCGTATCTATATAATTTACCAATTGGGTCGTGGGTGTTACTGTCACAATTTAATTGATaaggtaaatattttttttttatctcaGAGACAGACTGATATAAAGTTCCAGTGCACGCACGTTTTCCTTCGTTTTGCTATGTAAAATATTTACCCGACTCTTCTAGGTGAGCGAAATGTAAAGtgtttatttaatatatttgccTTTGCCGAGACTAATAATTTGTGGGGAATTTTTGCACAAAGCGCATTGCGGAAGTTTGCTTAGATTGCAGGGTCTTAGCCTATCAACTGGGGAATCAGAATTGGATTTAGATGAGGCCATTGCCAAATGTGTATCCTGCTGATTGCAGGTTCCCAAAAATAATAGCACCTGGACAAAAGGGAAGAACCCCAGAGGCGCCACGAGTAAATCAATTATAAACAAGcattccaaaaataaacaaagcaCACACACGTAAACTTTAAGTGATGAATTCATCGAACTCTCAATTTTATGGTATTTGGTCAGGCCAAACTTGCCGAAAAGGTAAAAGTTCGGCGCCCAAGTGTATCGCCATAACAAGATCACGTAAACAAATTGACGGATTTATTGGTACGGCCCGCGGGCAGGTGATCAATTCACTGGGAGGCTGGACGGGCTCGGAGTGCTTCAATGGACTTGTCAAGACCCCAGCCAAAAACCGCAAGGCCAGCGATTTGGCATAGATTCGATCTCTTTGGCTGGCCATGTCATAAGTCAAGTTGGCGCCAAAGTAGGTAATTGTCTGTTTACTTGGGCCCCAAGTCGTTGGCGTGACGAACACTAATTGTGCGACATAAATTGGGGGAAGCTATGGCTAATTGATCGGAATTGTATGGGGAGACATGAAAGTGGGTTTTTAAATTGCGGCAAGCATTAAGCGTCTTACAGATTCCAGAAGCTTGTAGTTTGCTTTAATTATTTCCAACAGCACGTGCTGATCGCCTCTTTTTGTTTAGAAATGCTTTCATTGTTTATTACCGCCATGTGCACTCAGCACCAGTTCGGCTGCAATTTTAGAGACTCTGTAAGAGGTGAGATTGAAATTGCCCAGGTGTCCACGGAACTCAGATGTAAACCAATTCCGCAAGACGTAAATAGGTTCGCCGGAAACTTCGGGGCAGATATTGATTTGATTGAGTGGCCCGCTGATGGGCCAAAATTGCCTGGCAATGATCAAAGCACAGTAGTTAATTTGATTGAACTTTTGGCTTTGTCGTTTTATTTCAGGGGAAATGCCTGTGCGGCCAGTACATCAGAGCCCGGCTGCGACGGGCAGGAGTCCTCAACCGGAAGGTGACACAGCGGCTGCGCAACATCCTGGACCCCGGCTCCTCGCACGTGGTCTATGAGGTCTTTCCGGCCCTGAACAGCGTGAGTGGCCCCCAATCCGCCAGAGAATAACCCACTGAATAACCCATTTTAATTCACAGATGGGCGAGGAACTGGAGCGCATGCACCCCCGGGTATACACAAACATATCGCGCCAGCTGTCGAGGGCCCCGTTCGGGGAGCTAGAGGACAGTGACATGGCACCCATGCTGCTCAACCTGGTGGCCAAGGATCTGTTCCGCTCAAGCATCACCTGGGGCAAGATAATCTCAATCTTTGCCGTCTGCGGCGGCTTCGCCATCGACTGCGTGCGCCAAGGACATTTCGACTACCTACAGTGCCTGATAGACGGACTGGCCGAGATCATAGAGGATGACCTGGTCTACTGGCTGATCGACAACGGCGGTTGGATGGGCCTGTCGCGACACATCCGACCCCGGGTCGGGGAGTTCACGTTCTTGGGCTGGCTAACGCTTTTTGTCACCATCTCGGCGGGCGCCTATATGGTCTCCAATGTGTGTAAGCGGATCGGTGGTCAACTGTATTCGCTGCTGTTCTAGCCTTGCCCCGGAACGTTTCGTCTTAGATGTATATTCGTACCATTTAGTCAGTGAGAGCTTCGAATCATTCCTGCTTCCATGGACCACGAGTCGTGTAGTAGTATGTAGTGCACATTGTTTTATCTATAATATTGTTATCCTAACCTAGGCGCAATAAAGCGTGTGTTTAAAACTATTGATTTGAATTTGGCGCGAAAGTGGGATGCCAGAGCGGCAGAATAGTCACCAGTGTCCCAACAGGTGTTTTATGCACTTTGTTTAACAACACTGGAGGACACTGCAGATtcaaatgtttaattttttaaatgcgGAAAATGCTAAATATAGAATTTTTAGATTCAGACTAAATGAAATCTCGTTGAAGTTGAGAACTTAAagcaaaacaaattttaaaaaaatgaagaGTAAAGTTTAGATGTGGATTTCTAGAGTACAATAAATATTGATTGAtacttttaatattaaaattaaagcaCAATATCTCATAGGGCTGCCACACAGTCAAAACTTGAATATTCCATTAGTATGGTGGCAACGCTTCGACTTCGACAAACCATTTGTTGTGAATGGTCTACTCCCCATTATTTATAGTAAATAAAGTTGACTTGCATCGAATAATGCCATGTCAGGTGAGTGCTCCATGTCCGTGGGCCTGAGCGTTGAGTAACGACCAACTGTAGTGTTCATCCAGGATGAGGAGACTTACCCGGAAGCCCACGTGGAGCATGCAGTTTCCTCCGGGAATGGAGCTGGAGGACAGGAGTTTCTCTACTGCGAGAGCTGCGGCAACGTCTACGAGGACAGCGAAGCGTACGCCCGCGATCACAGTGGTCAGCCCGGCACCTGCGGCGGCGTAAAGGAAGAATTGGAGTTCGTGGACCAGATTGCAGGAGATATCGTTTTGGAGGAGGTCGACGACGAGGACATCGTCGATGCGGACGTGCCGCTCTGGGAGCTGGTGGAGGAGGTTCCGGGCGACAGCAGGGTCGAGCAGGATGAGGCAGAGCCCTGCCAGTCCGATCGCTACTTTTGCTACGACTGCCACAGCATTTTCGAGAACCGCAGCAGTGCCGAGGAGCATGTATGTCCGCAGGCGGAATCCGGGGCAGGTTCCAGCCAGCAGGTCAAAGCAGAGTCCAAAGCACCCGTCCGCCGAAAATTGAGCAGTGTTAGTGCCAGGTCGGGCCAAAAAGATGCATCCTCGGTCATTAGCTGCGGGATCTGCAACACAGTGTTCAGTTCGGAGAAGTTCCTAAAGTTCCACATGCGGATCCACGACAGTCGCGCGTCCAAGAGCATTCAGGACGCCCTTCCCGTGGGCGCCCATCAGCAGTACAGCGAGCTGGATCAATTCTATTGCGAAATCTGCAACAAGAGGTGGGTTCATTTGGTACAAGTTATGAAGAACAATATCACGGCATTTCTCCATCCAGCTTCGATGAGAACCTTTTGGCGGTACACAAACAGATGCACCAGCAGACCACCAACGAGATTATGTGCAGCATCTGCAACCGAAAGTTCGAAGACAACGTTACCTACCAGATGCACCAGAAAATCCACGAGAAACCTCGCGAGACCGAGACCTCCAGCAGACTGAACCAGCGTCCTACTGTCGTCGACAAGGAGAAGCCCGGGTTTCCCTGCCAGTACTGCGAGCGGGTGTTCACTCGTCCCTTCGAAAAGGTCAAGCACGAACGGGTTCACACGGGTGAGAAGCCCTACGCCTGCGAGGTATGCGGCAAGACATTTCGTGTGTCCTACTCGCTGACCCTTCACCTGCGCACCCACACCAACATTCGGCCGTATGTGTGCACGGTGTGCAACAAGCGGTGGGTAAAAACAAAATGAATCtctttttatttcaattaatCAATTATTATTTTAGCTTTAAATCGCATCAAGTGTACTCCCATCACCTGCGCATCCACAGTTCGGAGCGGCAGTTCGCCTGCGATGCGTGCCCCAAGTCATTTCGCACCTCCGTACAGCTGTACGCCCACAAAAACACCCACACCAAGCCGTACCAGTGCGCCGTGTGCAACCGCCCCTTCTCCTCGATGTATGCCGTCAAGAATCACATGCTGACCCACAAGGACGACAAGAGAAAAGGAAGTACCGGCGCTAGTACGCCGACCCTTAAGAGCGGACAGCCTGCAAAAAGCCAGGCAGCTGGCAAGTTCTATTGCAGCACTTGCGGAGCTGAGTATGCGCGTCTCTTTGCACTGCGTCTGCACATGAAGTCGGCCCACGGTGTCGTGGAGGATGCGGCCTTGCGGGAGGAGGATCCCTCCTCCACAACTGAAGAAGTGCAAGCCGTCGAGACCGATGACTCCGAGACTGCGGTGCTTATAGCAGCCGCCGAGGCAGACGCCGCCTATATTAATGCTGTGGTAAACGACGTAGACGTTGTGGGGTCTGTTCCCACCTACGAGGAGTGCGTCGAGGTTGGTTTCTATATGCATTTAACTGTCCTACCACACTTTTTCTGATCTCGATTTTTTCATATTACAGTTTGACGTGGATAATTTTCACAGCGAGGAGATTATAACGGATTGGCTTAAGTAGCGTTTAAATTTATACTCCGACTAGCGACTGTTATAGCAAATATATAATAAGTTCTTCTTTGGAATCCGATGCGTGGTTGGTTTGCAACATTGGCGGGAATAATTTGAGGTCCATCTCTTCTAGTTCAGTTCGATGTTGATCATTTTCACAGACTAGTTACTAAATAATTGTGTTAGAAATTGTAAAAACTTTATTGGGATCATAACTGGCGTGTAACAAGTAAATATATTGCTGGCGTACAATGAGACCAGTCCGTTGTGTTAGCTGACGTACAGGGATAAATTAAGGGCGAATATTTAACTACAACTAATTGTACAACCTTAGACTAACAGAACGTGTGATTGGTGTGCAGCTTGGGCGGGTACCTACTCCTGGTCGCCCGCAGCCTCGTcttcctgctcctcctcgctGTTGTCCTCGTCGCAGATCTCCTTGAGGACCTCCACAAGGTTCTTGGCCTCGTCCAGTTCCTGGCGCATTGTGTCCATCTCCTCCTCTAGCCCCTCGATGCGCTCGTGAAGGTGCCGGTTCTCGGTGAGAGAGTCCTCCAAAGCCAAGCGGCGCTGCTCGGCCAGCAGCTTGTAGTAGTTCTCGCCGGGCTCGGCCTCGCTTGTGAGATCCTCCGCTGTGATGGGCTTGTCTGCACTACTGCTGAGCGTGGCCTCCGCCTCTACATCGGTCTGAGTGTCCGCGTCCCTCGTCGACGTCGCCGGTGCAGCGGTGGCCGTGTCCACGCACTTGCGCTTGCCGTATTTGGGCGCGACATGGACGCCGGCCTTGAGGCGACTCAGCTGATCCACGATGGAGGCGCGCCCGGAACCAGTGAGGTTCTCCTTGTCGTTGACGTTGCCCTGCAGGGGCTTCAGGGTTTTGCGCTGCTGTTTAAGGTGCTCCTGCTGCTCGGCCTCGCTCTCGACTTGGATGTAGACCCTGGCAGCGCTCGAGGACATCTTCGGAGCAGTTTCTTTGTGATTTCGGTGGGTTCTGTGTTTCGGTTGTCGGGTGGCAGCGCGTGTGCTATTTGCTAGCCGTTTGTTTATGCATTAATTTGATCTGCTCCGTTCTGCTCTATTCCACTCGTTGTAATGGCCGCCAAAAAATGCCGATGCCGCGTGCTGTTGTCCAACACTGTTTTCGGAAGGGCTGCATCGCACATTACTCCGTCTCTGTTCTTCGTGTCACGACTATCGTGTTGTCACATGAGTGCGCcaatatttcaaaaatgttatttttaaaacttgttaatattactttaaatcaatattaaaattgTTAGATAATAAAAAAACCTATCGGTGTTGTGCGATTTACACATTACCATCCTCCCGCTGTGTATTATTGTTCGGGGTTTGCATCTCAATCTCCTCGGATATCCGGTTAATCAGGCTGTTCAACTTGTCCCTCAAGGGCCGATTAAAGAATCCAAACTACCGAGGATATAATatcaataaaaacaagaaaggaagttaacttcggcaaacCGCAGTATACaaacccttgcagttataattattagatttagaaatacaaaaaaaatgatattcccaatagtataagataatatgtcaaaaaaacaccgaagctataatttgtttcatattatttttccaccattTTTCCGATCGCAGTGGCAGCGATATGAtttagtcgtccgattttaataaaattaaattcgaaactcaaataaattaaaaaatgttatttccaagcgtaggaggttatatgttaaaaaacacc
Protein-coding regions in this window:
- the Opbp gene encoding zinc finger protein 260 isoform X1 — translated: MVYSPLFIVNKVDLHRIMPCQDEETYPEAHVEHAVSSGNGAGGQEFLYCESCGNVYEDSEAYARDHSGQPGTCGGVKEELEFVDQIAGDIVLEEVDDEDIVDADVPLWELVEEVPGDSRVEQDEAEPCQSDRYFCYDCHSIFENRSSAEEHVCPQAESGAGSSQQVKAESKAPVRRKLSSVSARSGQKDASSVISCGICNTVFSSEKFLKFHMRIHDSRASKSIQDALPVGAHQQYSELDQFYCEICNKSFDENLLAVHKQMHQQTTNEIMCSICNRKFEDNVTYQMHQKIHEKPRETETSSRLNQRPTVVDKEKPGFPCQYCERVFTRPFEKVKHERVHTGEKPYACEVCGKTFRVSYSLTLHLRTHTNIRPYVCTVCNKRFKSHQVYSHHLRIHSSERQFACDACPKSFRTSVQLYAHKNTHTKPYQCAVCNRPFSSMYAVKNHMLTHKDDKRKGSTGASTPTLKSGQPAKSQAAGKFYCSTCGAEYARLFALRLHMKSAHGVVEDAALREEDPSSTTEEVQAVETDDSETAVLIAAAEADAAYINAVVNDVDVVGSVPTYEECVEFDVDNFHSEEIITDWLK
- the Debcl gene encoding bcl-2-related ovarian killer protein; protein product: MAPTTSPPPKLAKFKSSSLDHEIYTANRRGTIATASSDWKALRGGGVGVGGGGIGGGGPGTHPSNGRSLHAGGAMTRAASTSSLASSTRTMTNYQEYKMEIINQGKCLCGQYIRARLRRAGVLNRKVTQRLRNILDPGSSHVVYEVFPALNSMGEELERMHPRVYTNISRQLSRAPFGELEDSDMAPMLLNLVAKDLFRSSITWGKIISIFAVCGGFAIDCVRQGHFDYLQCLIDGLAEIIEDDLVYWLIDNGGWMGLSRHIRPRVGEFTFLGWLTLFVTISAGAYMVSNVCKRIGGQLYSLLF
- the Opbp gene encoding zinc finger protein 260 isoform X2; this translates as MSVFIQDEETYPEAHVEHAVSSGNGAGGQEFLYCESCGNVYEDSEAYARDHSGQPGTCGGVKEELEFVDQIAGDIVLEEVDDEDIVDADVPLWELVEEVPGDSRVEQDEAEPCQSDRYFCYDCHSIFENRSSAEEHVCPQAESGAGSSQQVKAESKAPVRRKLSSVSARSGQKDASSVISCGICNTVFSSEKFLKFHMRIHDSRASKSIQDALPVGAHQQYSELDQFYCEICNKSFDENLLAVHKQMHQQTTNEIMCSICNRKFEDNVTYQMHQKIHEKPRETETSSRLNQRPTVVDKEKPGFPCQYCERVFTRPFEKVKHERVHTGEKPYACEVCGKTFRVSYSLTLHLRTHTNIRPYVCTVCNKRFKSHQVYSHHLRIHSSERQFACDACPKSFRTSVQLYAHKNTHTKPYQCAVCNRPFSSMYAVKNHMLTHKDDKRKGSTGASTPTLKSGQPAKSQAAGKFYCSTCGAEYARLFALRLHMKSAHGVVEDAALREEDPSSTTEEVQAVETDDSETAVLIAAAEADAAYINAVVNDVDVVGSVPTYEECVEFDVDNFHSEEIITDWLK
- the geminin gene encoding geminin; amino-acid sequence: MSSSAARVYIQVESEAEQQEHLKQQRKTLKPLQGNVNDKENLTGSGRASIVDQLSRLKAGVHVAPKYGKRKCVDTATAAPATSTRDADTQTDVEAEATLSSSADKPITAEDLTSEAEPGENYYKLLAEQRRLALEDSLTENRHLHERIEGLEEEMDTMRQELDEAKNLVEVLKEICDEDNSEEEQEDEAAGDQE